The Halotia branconii CENA392 region TGCAAGAAATGTACCCCAACTTACCCCAACCTAACATCGAAGAACTAGGAGAACTCCGCACCATCGGTCAAATTGTTGATTATCTCCAGAAGTTAGCTGGAGGCGAAAAAAAAAACTCTCAGCCTAAGCTTGACTACCAGCCAGTCCAGATAATCGATAACGTTAGCCGTCGTCCAGCCAAACTGAAATTTCTACCTCCACCAGATAGCTTAGATTTCACGTTACCAGAGGGACACATCGGTTTAATCACTGATGATGGTTCCCTCACCACCTCTAAAGTAGCTCAATCTTTAATTGATCGCGGCTGGAAGGTAGTAGTTTTAAGTTTCCCCCAATCCCTTGTGCCTCAGCAATCGCCATTACCCGCCGGAGTAGAACGCGTAGTATTAGCCGATATGAGTGAAGAACTACTACAACACAAATTAGGTGCGATCGCTACTAATATTGGCACGATTGGCGCATTCATCCATATCCATCCTGTATTTGCAACGAGTCACACCAAAGGAATTTCTTATCTAGAACCAGAAAAAGCGATCGTTAAACACGTCTTCTTCATGGCCAAGCATTTGAAAAAATCCCTCAATGAAGCAGTCCGTTACCAACGTAGTTGTTTCTTAAGTGTGACTCGTTTGGATGGAGCCTTTGGATTAGAGCATAACAGTAACTTCGGGGCGATCGCGGGTGGTTTATTTGGATTAGTCAAGACCCTGAGATGGGAATGGCCAAAAGTCTTTTCTCGCGCGATCGACTTGAGTCCTACCTTAGATACTCAACAGTCAGCACAGCATATCATCGCCGAGCTACACGACCCGAATCTGTATATTTCCGAAGTTGCTTACGGTTCACAAGGACGCGTTACCTTAACTGCTTCCTTCGATAAATAAACGGGACTCACGCAAAAACTCTATGAAACTTTTCTTCCTTTGTGTTCTTTGCGTCCTTGGCGGTTCGTTTCCATTCAAATCTGAGTACGTAACAGAAGAACGAAATAGTCCTGAGAAATAAAAGTCTCTGCGTCTCGCAGAGAATTTAAGAGAGTTTTAGAGAGTTATTGCGTAAGTCTTAAAAAGGGAACTCCTGCATCTAAACATCCTACTCTGCACCTTCACTACAAAAGAGTATGCAACCAAATTTACCGGAGTTCCCTCCTTTACCAGATCTTCCTACTGCACCTAAACCTAAGCCTAAACCTGCCACTGTACCGGAACTTCCTCCACTACCGGAACTTCCCCCTTTACCCGATCTTTCACCATCAAATTAATATGACTATACCAACCCAGGTTCGTCCTTCATCGGTTTTTCTTGTCAGCGGTGGTGCAAAAGGAATTACTGCTCAATGCACCATCGAAATGGCACAGCATCAACCTTGCAAATTTATTCTGCTCGGACGTTCTGAAGTCTTGGACAATGAGCCGGATTTTGTTCAAGATTGTTTGGAAGAATCGGCGTTAAAAAAACGCATCATGGAGAATCTACTCGCTCAAGGTGAAAAGCCTACACCGATGAGTGTACAGAAAATATACAATAAGATTGCTTCCAGCCGAGAAATTAAAAAAACCCTAGCTGCTATTCAACAAACAGGCGCTCAGGCAGAATATATTAGTGTTGATGTCACAAATGTCGCCGACTTACAAACAAAATTAGCCGCAGCAGTTGAACGTACAGGAGCGATTACAGGCATTATCCACGGTGCGGGAAATTTAGCCGATAAATTGATTGAAAAGAAAACCGACCAAGATTTTGAAAAAGTTTATACAGCCAAAGTTCAGGGACTAGAAAATCTACTTAGTTGCGTCAACCCCAGTCAATTACAACAGCTAGTACTGTTTTCTTCCGTCAGTGGCTTCTACGGTAACATGGGGCAATCCGATTATGCGATCGCTAACGAAATTCTCAACAAATCAGCCCATTTAATCAAACAAAACTATCCTCAGTGTCACGTCGTAGCGATTAATTGGGGAGGCTGGGATAGTGGAATGGTGACACCAGAACTCAAAAAAGCCTTTGCGGAACGAGGAATTGAGATTATTCCTGTAGAAGTTGGCACAAAAATGTTAGTCAACGAACTGCATCCCGCCTTTCATGAAGCGACACAAGTAGTTATCGGTAGTCCCAGCATTCGACCACCAGCACCCCTAGATCCAGAACTAAAAAGCTACCGTATCCGTCGGCGGATGACAGTAGAAGCTAATCCCTTTTTACATGATCATGCGATCGCTGGTACTCCAGTCTTACCCGCAACCTGTGCCATGACCTGGATGATTAACGCTTGTGAAGAACTTTATCCAGGTTATCGATATTTACGTTGTAAAGATTTCAAAGTTTTGAAGGGAATTACTTTCGGCGAAAACTCTCCCAGTGAACACATTCTCGAACTACAAGAAGTTGCCAAAACTGATGCTGAATTTGTAGAATTTCAAACTACTATCCTCAGTAAAAATGCCACCGGAAAAACTCATTTTCATTACAAATCGCTGATTAAACTGGTGCGACAAATGCCAGATGCTCCCATTTATGAATCTGCAAATTTCACTGAAGATCACACCATTACCACTACTGGTAAAGATTTTTATCAAAATGGAGATTCGTCCTTATTTCATGGGCCAGCATTTCAACAAATCACCAGAGTTTTAAATATTAGTCCCCAAAAAATTACTATCGAATGTTGTTGGCCAGAAATCACAGCCCAACAACAAGGACAATTTCCTGTCCAATGGCACAATCCTTACACAACTGACTTGAGTACACAATCCTTATGGATTTGGTTAAATCACTATCATCAAGAAGTTTGTTTACCAGGACAGTTAACACATTCCGAACAGTATAGAGCCGTACCCTGTAACGCACCTTTTTATGTTTCTTGCGAAATTGAAGGCAAAACAGCCACTAGCGCCACAGCTAATTTTATCCTCCACGATCGCCAAGGAAAAATATATTCACGCATCTTAGGAGCAAAAGCAGTCATTGCACCAATGAACTTACACAAACCGAAGTAAATACTACTATAGCAATTCTATAAAAAGGGGCTAGATTTTTGTCAGTGGTCAGTGGTCAGTGGTCAGTTGTTAGTAGTTAAAGATGTTAGGACTTACGCAAGATCTCTCTAAAACCCTCTTAACTTTGTGTTCTACCCTGCGGGAAGCCGCTGACGCGTCTATGCGTCCTTGGCGATAGCCTACGGCAAGCCCTTCGGTCTACGTTTTTCCATTTCTTTGCGTAAGTTCTAGATGTTTTAAGACCACCCACTCTTAGGTTGGAGTATTAAACCAAATGACAACTAACAACTGACCCGCATAGCGTAGATAAATCTCAGTAGCAGAGCCGCTACTAATAAACTTCGTTGAGACATAGAAGACACAACGAAAAAATCAAAGTGTCAAAAATTCACCAACTCTTTAGGATTGCTATACTAAACTAGTATTATATCTCCTCCTTCTTCTCTTTTTCTGCGCCTTTGCGCCTCTGCGTGAGACAATCATCCTATCACCTTCGGGGAATAGCGTAATCCTTTCAAGTTTGGAAATATTTAGGGAGCGTAAATCCTACTGGCTTTCCTAAAAATTCTCCTATCGCCTAATACCCAACAAGGATATTAATAGTGGAAAAAATAGCCATCATCGGATTATCATGCCTCTTTCCTGACGCTAACAATCCTGAGCAATTTTGGCAGAATATTAGCCAAGGGAAAGACTCAACATCATCTGTAACAGTTGACGAAATGGGTGTAAACCCGACAATATTTTACGATTCAGTCAAAGGTCAACCGGAAAAATTCTACTTTCGTAAGGGAGGATTTATTCGCGACTTTAAATTTAATCCTAGCGAATATAATCTTCCAGAAAAACTACTAGAAGGATTAGATAACAGCTTTAAATGGTCACTATATGCTGCCAAACAAGCAATTATCGATAGTGGTTATCAAGATAACAGTAATATTCTCTCCAAATGCGGCGTAATTTTAGGAGCATTATCTTTACCTACCAAATTTTCCAATCAATTAGTTTCGCCCATTTATCAGCAAACAATGAATGGTGCGATCGCCGAACTTTTACAAGATCAAGATTTTCATTTAGCTGGCTTACCAACAACAGCTAAACCAGCCTTACACAATGCGAATATATGTGGTTTTCCAGCCGCCCTCATTGCTCAAGCTTTCTCATTATCTAGTACTCATTTTTGTATAGATGCAGCTTGTTCCTCGTCATTTTATGCAATTAAAATGGCATCTCATTACCTCAATTCCGGCAAAGCGGATTTGATGTTAGCTGGAGCCATCAGTTGTACAGATCCTCTATTTCTACGGATGTTATTTTCTGGTATTCAAGGATATCCAGACAACGGTATTAGCAGTCCTTTAGATAGAAAATCACGAGGATTAGTGACAGCCGAAGGCATTGGCATGGTTGTATTAAAAAGATACAGTGATGCCGTCAGAGATGGCGATCGCATCTTAGCCACCGTTTGCGGTAACGGACTTTCCAACGATGGCAAAGGTAAACACTTACTTAGCCCTAATTCTAAAGGGCAAACCTTAGCCTTTAAAAGAGCCTACACCGAAGCTCAACTTTCTCCTCAAACTATCGATTATATGGAGTGTCACGCTACCGGCACTTTGCTAGGAGATACCACCGAATTAAACTCCATAAAAACCTTTTTTGGTCAACACCAAGCAGCCCCTTTAATGGGTTCAGCCAAAGCAAACGTCGGACACTTACTAGTTGCCGCCGGCATGGTCAGCTTAACTAAAGCCATACTCAGCATGTCTCATGACACAATTCCACCAACCATCAACGTCACAGAACCCTTAGAAGACGAGAATAACGTTATTTCTCCCGAAAAAATAGTCACCACTCCCACCCCCTGGCCTAATAATTCCGTTAAAAAATATGCCGCCTTAAGCGCCTTCGGCTTCGGTGGAACCAACTCCCACCTGATTATAGAACAAACCAAAAACGAAGGATGAAATAAATTCTTCTTTGCGCCTTTGCGCCTACCGCAAGCGGAACGCCTAGCGGCGAATGCGTGAGATAAATCCATCCCTCCCACCTTGTTCATAATGTTAAAACCCCAAAATAACACCACCGATAAAATCGCCATCGTCGGCATGGATGCCTTTTTTGGCGAATGCAAAGACCTAGATACCCTTGAACGCAGTATTTACGAAGGCAAACAGCACTTCATCCCCCTACCTGCTCAAAGATGGTACGGCATAGAAGAACAAAAAGACTTACTCCAAGAATACGGATTAGCAGACGGCAAAGCCCCAATTGGAGCTTACATCCAAGAATTTGATATTGATACCTTAGCTTACAAAATCCCACCCAACGAAGTAGAAAAACTCAACCCCCAACAACTACTACTACTGAAAGTAGCCGATCGCGCCCTCAAAGATGCCAACATACCAGAAGGGGGTAACGTCGCTGTCATTATCGCTGCGGAGACAGAACTATCTGTACATCAGCTACAACAACGATGGAACTTATCTTGGCAAGTTAAAGACGGCTTAAATGCTGCGGAAATTACTTTACCTCCAGAGCAAATTGCCCAACTAGAAACCATCGTCAAAGATAGTATTCATCATCAAGTAGACATTGGTGAATATCTCAGTTACATCGCCAACATCATGGCCAGCCGGATTTCCTCTTTATGGAATTTTAGCGGGCCAGCATTTACCATCACGGCGGTAGAAACCTCAGCCTTCAAAGCCTTAGAAGTAGCGCAAATGCTTTTAAATACTGGCGAAGCAGATGCAGCCGTTGTTGGTGCTGTCGATTTGGTTGGTGGAGTAGAAAGCGTTTTACTACGAAACCAATGGTCAAAAATTAACACTGGTGCTAACACCTTGAGTTATGACCAAAAAGCCAACGGTTGGACAGTAGGAGAAGGGGCTGGTGCAGTCGTTCTCAAGCGTCATGATATCGCTAAAGCCAACGGCGATCGCATCTATGCAGTTGTTGATGCTGTAAGCTTTGGGTCAGTTTCTACTACTCCTGAAGTTTGTAATCAAGCTTTCCAAACAGCCGGGATTCAACCTGCCGAAGTTAAGTATGTAGAGGTTTGCGGTAGTGGTGTTCCCCAAGAAGACGCAGCCGAAATCACCGGATTGGTACAAGCTTACCCATCTGTAGGTAATGGTCTGCACTGTGCAATTGGCAGTGTCAAGGCCAATATCGGTCATACTCACGTAGCCTCTGGTATTGCCAGTCTGATCAAAACAGCTTTGTGTCTATATCACAAATACATTCCCGCTACCCCTAACTGGTCTGGTGTCAAAACCCCAGAAGTATGGCAGGGTAGTCCTTTCTATGTCGCTACCGAGTCTAGACCTTGGTTTTTGGCTAAAGACTCCACAAAGAGAGTCGCAGCAGTCAATGGTATGGGGTGTGATGGCACTCATGCTCATGTGATCTTGTCGGAAGAATCTGATCAAAAAGAGTACAGCAGTAAGTATCTAGAGCAAATGCCTTTTTATCTGCTGCCGATAGCAGGTGATGGACGCTCAAGTTTATTAGAGGCTCTAAATAGTCTCCAAGAAAGCATCGAAAACAGTTCTAACTTGTCCACTACTGCAAGTCAGATTTTCGCTAACTTTCAGCGTGAGTCTAAATACACTCTAGCGATCGCCGGACGTAACCAAAAAGAATTACTCAAAGAAATTGAATCTGCTCGTAAAGGTGTCAATAGTGCTTTTGAACGAGGTACAGATTGGCAAACACCTGTTGGTAGTTACTTTACAGCTAACCCACTAGGTAAAAAAGGGGCGATCGCTTACGTTTATCCAGCTGCGGTCAATTCTTACATTGGTATCGGTCGTAATTTCTTTCACTTATTTCCCAGAGTCCATGACGACTCAATGGTGAGAAGTATCTACAAACGTGCGGCTGATGTTGAGAGACTAGTTTTCCCCAGAAGCTTAAATAAGTTATCCATGAGACAACTAGAAACTCTCGAAAAGCGGTTGCTAGATGATTCTCTGGCCATGTTTGAAGCGGAAATGTTTTTTACCAGAATCATCACTACGATTATTCGGGATGATTTTCAAGTCAAACCCAAATATGTGTTTGGCTATAGCTTAGGTGAAACCAGCATGATGGTTGCTCAAGGAGTTTGGAGCAATTTTTATCAAGGTAGTAATAGCTTTAACTCGTCGGCTTTGTTTGGCGATCGCCTATCAGGGCCAAAAAATGCCGTGCGTGAATATTGGAACTTACCAAAAACATCTACAGCTTCCGAACAAAACCTCTGGGCTAACTATGTACTCATGGCTAGTCCATCCCAAGTGGTTGCCTGTCTTCAAAACGAGCAGCAAGTGTATTTAACTCAGATTAATACACCAGAAGAAGTATTAATTGCTGGGGAACCGACAGCTTGTCAGCGAGTGATTAAAGCTTTAGGTTGCAATGCCTTTCCGGCTCCTTTTGATCATGTCATTCATTGCGAAGCCATGCGATCGGAGTACGAAGAATTGGTAAAACTCAACACTTTACCATCACAAACAATTCCCGGTGTTGTATTTTATTCTGCTGCTGAGTATCAACCTATTACCCTTGATGATGGCACTGTGGCTCGGAGTATTGCTACAGGTTTGTCTCAACAACTTGATTTTCCCCGCTTAGTTAATCGTGTCTACGATGATGGGGCAAGAATATTTATTGAAGCTGGTGCTGGTAGTGTTTGTTCTCGATGGATTGATAAAATTCTGGAAAATAAAGAACACCTGACAGTATCACTTAATCGTAGAGGTATGGATGATCATACTTCTATTATTAAAGCCTTGGCAAAACTTGTAAGTCATCAAGTTGCCGTGGATTTATCGCCAATTTATAGTCCCGTCTTGGCAACTACCAATCAAAATAAAGCAACCCTCAGAACTGTAACATTGGGCGGTAATTCAATTACAGCGGCGATTTTAAGTGAAGAAAACCGTAAACTTTTCCAAAATCTAGCTGAAAAATTACGGCGCGATCGCTCCCAAAGACTGCATCAAAACATACCGTTTTCCCAACAAGTTGCTAGTAGTGACAGTCATCTTCATAACATTTCATCATCTCCAAATCAGCCAGCAGAAGTCCCAATGAAAAATATCATTGAACACGGTTTTCAATTTTCAGAACAATTACAATCTTCTGAGTTAACTACCACTCAACAAAAAACTTCATCTTCACCTGCTACAAATCACGAATTTGGTCACACAATCAGCATGTTTGATGTCAATCAATCTCAGTATCAAAAGCTGACTACTAACAATTCTCGGATAACCAAATCCCATAATGCTTTTTTACAAGCTAGACAAGATTTTAGTAAACAAATGAGCGAAATCATTCAACTACAGTTAGCGTGCGCTGAAAACTTATTGAATGAAGAACCCTAAAAATTTCAGCGTGAAGGACGAAGACTAAAAAAACTTCATCCTTCAGCTTTCATCCTTTCTAGGACTTACGCAATAACTCTCTAAAACCCTCTTAACTTTGCGTACTCTGTCTTTAAAAGTTTGTCACGGAGGGAAACCAACGCCACTTGCTACAAGTCGGGGAACCCGCCCAAAGCAGTGGCTCCTCCTTACAACTTTTCGCTGTGTCCTTTGCGGTAGCCTGCGGCAAGCCCTTCGGTCTACGTTTTTCCGTAGTCCTGTTTTATAGCTGGCGTAGGTTGGGTTGAGGAACAAAACCCAACATCCTCAAGACTTTGTTGGGTTTCGCTATCGCTCCACCCAACCTACTTTAAACTGCTTCACCGCTTGAGCGTCTACATTTTTCCATAATCCATTGCTTTTAATCCGAGGGATAGCTACTGTGACCACTGTAGATACACTACAAAACAAACACGATCATGGTCTTGATTTTTCCGCCTATGCCTACAATCAAAACTTGGGCTGGAAAGGATCTTTAGATGATGTATCTTTTGAACAAACAACCATTAAAGATAAATTACTAGCCTTAGAAAAACCTTGTTACATCGTCAAAGTTGCCGGAAAAATTGGTGTAACGAACGAAGGCTATTTATACCCTAATGAAAATAATACAACAGCACAAGTAGAACTAATAACTTCCACTGCCCCAATTAATATTCAACAGTTAGGAGATGCAAACTTTCTCTCCTTTCATGGTGTCAAATATGCTTATATGACTGGGGCAATGGCTGGCGGTATTGCTTCCGAAGAAATGGTGATTGCTTTAGGCAAAGAAAAGATTTTAAGTTCTTTTGGGGCTGGCGGTTTATCTCCAGAACGTATAGAAGCCGCAATTAATCGCATTCAATTAGCTTTACCTCATGGCCCTTATGCTTTTAATTTAATTCACAGTCCTAATGATATGGCGATTGAACGCCGGGCTGTGGATTTATACTTAAAATATCAAATCAGAACTGTAGAAGCTTCAGCATTTTTAGACTTAACGGCCAACATTGTTTATTATCGTGTTGCTGGCTTAAGTTTAAATGATGCCAATCAAATTGAAATCAAAAACAAAGTCATTGCTAAAGTTTCTCGTCGAGAAGTAGCAACTAAATTTCTGCAACCAGCACCAGAGAAATTCCTCAAAGAGCTTGTAGAACAAGGACTAATTACTCAGTTGCAAGCAAAGCTAGCGGCTAAAGTACCAATGGCTGACGATATTACTATTGAGGCTGATTCTGGTGGACATACAGATAATCGTCCTTTAGTTTGTTTGCTGCCTTCTATTATTGCTTTGCGCGATGAAGTTCAAGCACAATATAATTATGAACAACCCATTAGAATAGGCGTAGCAGGGGGAATCGCTACACCACAATCAGCCTTAGCAGCTTTTATGATGGGTGCTGCTTATGTGATGACTGGCTCAATTAATCAATCTTGTGTTGAATCTGGAGCTTGTAAACATACAAAGCAACTTTTAGCCCAAGCAGAAATGGCTGATGTCATCATGGCTCCAGCCGCAGATATGTTTGAAATGGGGGTAAAACTTCAAGTCCTCAAACGAGGTACTTTGTTTCCCATGCGGGCGCAAAAACTGTATGAAATATACAGAACCTACGACTCAATTGACAGCATTCCTCTCCCAGAAAAAGAAAAAATAGAAAAACAAATTTTCCGTAAGACAATTGCTGAAGTTTGGGAAGGAACAGCAACTTATCTATCACAGAAAAATCCTGAAAAATTAGGTAAGGCTGTCAACAATCCTAAATTAAAAATGGCATTGATTTTCCGTTGGTATTTAGGATTATCTTCTCGTTGGTCTAGTTCTGGAGAAAAAGGTCGAGAAGTCGATTATCAAATTTGGTGCGGCCCAGCAATGGGCAGCTTTAATGATTGGGTGCGTGGTTCTTATTTATCAGAACCAAACAATCGTCGAGTTGTTGATGTTGCTCATCACATCATGACTGGAGCAGCATTTTTATATCGGATTCAAAGTTTGAAAATTCAAGGAATGCAAATTTCTGATTACTACAGTCAGTATATTCCAGAGCCTTCCGTTCATTTTTCAATAACTGAGGTTTAGCATTTTTTTGTGTCTTAGTGTCTTTATGGTTAATCAAACACAAAGACACGAAGTGAAATCAACAAAACTACTTTCAAGGACGACAAATGAGTTCACCACATTCTCATACCGCCGAAGAAATTCAAGCATGGTTGACAGGGCATCTAGCTGAGATTTTAGGAGTTAAAGCAGCAGAAATAGATATTCGAGCGCCTCTTGATAGTTATGGTTTAGATTCTGCACAGGGGATGCTTTTAGCTGCCAAAGCAGGTAAATTTTTGGGCTTTCAGTTATCTCCTCTACTTTTATGGCATTACCCGACTATCGAATCACTTTCCCAACGTTTAGCAGAAGAATCTCAAGCGTCAGATTCGGAAGTATTTGAGATTTAAAAATTAAGAGTAGGAAAGTTGGGTGAGGTCATTAGATAAACAATTGGATTGGAAAACTTGGAAAATACTATGAATGCATCCGAAATTTTAGCAAGTCTCACCCAACAAGGTGTACAAATTTGGGTGGAAAATGAAAAGTTAAATATTCGTTCACCAAAGGGTGTATTAACTCCAGATATCCATGCAGAAATTACTGCACGCAAGCCAGAGATTTTAGAATTTTTACGCCGACGTAATACTACCAATACCTTTCCTACAGTACCATTACCTCAAGGTTTAAGTTTGCAAACTATTGGGCGATTAATTGGTGAAACTGGTGATCAATTAAATCCAGAATGTAAGGAACCAATTATTGATCCTAAACTCATGGCTCAAAGGCTAACTGTTACTTTTAGACCTTTGCCGAAGGGATATAAAAATGCAGAAATTCTCAAATTTCGGGCCGATTTAGAACAAAAGTTGCAAGAATACGGAGTGAACGTTACACCTTGGCAACAAGCCACAACTGAGTTTTGTTATCAATTCAAGATACCATTAATTAATCTCAAACAAAGTATTAAAACCAGGGTAGTTAAAACTGGTATTAATGCTGTAATTGATGTTGATAGACCACCCTCTGTCAGAAGTCGTTCTGAGACATTTGTGGCCGAGAAGCTTTATCAATTATATTCGCGCTTTATTTTAAAAGAGCGCAAAATTTCAGTTTCTCGAATTGCAAGTTTAATTGGCTGGGCGGAAGAATGCGCTGCCAAATATATTGAAGACCCTACCAATACTCAGGTCATTATTCTTACCAAATTAGATCAGGACTTTATCAATTTTCAAACTCCTTATCAGCAAAAAATTAAGATGGGTTTGAATACTCTAGTCAGAACATTTTCGGAAATTGTGATTGGAGTTTCTGATTCTCAATTCTCGATTTTAAATATGAATCTTTCCGATTCAGTCTTTGCTAGAGATGAGATTGATGGTTTTGTTTTAAAATCACTCATTCCTAAAGTTTATGTTCCTATTTTACCGTTGCCCTTGAGCAAATTTAAATTAGGTCAATATAACCCCCTGTCATCAAGTTACGCACAAAAGTTAGTTAGCTTAAGTACTCAGTTAGAGCATACTAATCTTTTTCCTCCTGGTTCTAAGCTGAGTGAAGTAATTAAAAGACAATCCCACAGAGATATTGTCAATGTAATTGTTAATGGCAGAACTGGTGTTTCTTACGGTTTTGTCGCTTATGCAGAACCACCACAATACGTTGGCGACATTGATATTCCTGAATATGAATGGGAAAACTTAGCGCCTGTTACTGGATTTAGTAGTAATGAAGTCCGCCAAAATGACGTTGGTAGACGATATTTAAAAACCAAAATAGGAGCAGAATATAAATTTAAGCAAATTCCTGATATTTGGATTTGTAGCGCTCGTTCTGGCTCTAATAAAACCAATTTGAATTTAGAAAGTGACATTCTCAGAATTGGTTTGACTGATAGATTATTGCTCGATTTACCACAAGGAGTTGATCCGACATTAGCAGATATTAAACCATCTTATGATGTTTATGTCATGCTAGCGATCGCCATGTCCGCATCTTTGTATGCACCCAACTTAATCAACAACGGTATGCCGATGATTCACTTCCACGGATACCCCTCTGTTGAGTGGTTGCAACAGCATGAATACTTCATGGGAGTCAACAATCCTTCTGTACCTTGTGGCACTTATGAATCAGGGGTATTTAACTTTTTAGGTATTTATAATTTGGTCAATCAATATGGCACAGATATTAATTTAGCCTGTTTGATAGAACCAGACCACGGTACTAATATCATCACTCCTGATTTGGAGTATCTCTTAACAAGATTAAAAGCTGGTTGTGAACAATCAGCAATTGAATTAGGCGGCAAACATTTTGCATCTTTAAAAGACAAACTAGCACTCGAACAACCCCAAGTTAACGCATAAAGACAAGCAGATGTGCAGGAAAAGAAGCAGGGGAGCAGGGAGCAGGGAGACAAGGAGAGAAGTGCGGTCTTGGGGTCTCCCCCTTTGGGTACTCTTCGAGAACTCCTTCGGAGAACGGAAGTTTCAACTCGACGGGAAGCGGAGGCACTCCGTTGGTGAAGCAGCGCGGTCTTGGGGAGCCAGTCCGTTGCGGGGGTTCCCCCCGTTGAAGGAACTGGCGTGGTTTCCCCCATGAGCGACTGCTGAAAGGGTTTCCCGGCAGCCGCGGAAGTGCCGTCCAAGACTTGAACTTCCTCACCAAGTGGAGCAACTTCTCCCAAGGGGGGACGCTACGCGCTAAGCGTAGCTATGCCACAGGCTTTACGGGAGAAAGAGGTAATTTTTCTTCATCCCCCGATCACTGAGCGTACTTGTGCTGAGCGTAGCCGAAGTAGCCGAAGTGTGCGCCCTACCCCCTGCCCCCTGCCCCTTG contains the following coding sequences:
- a CDS encoding SDR family NAD(P)-dependent oxidoreductase, which gives rise to MTIPTQVRPSSVFLVSGGAKGITAQCTIEMAQHQPCKFILLGRSEVLDNEPDFVQDCLEESALKKRIMENLLAQGEKPTPMSVQKIYNKIASSREIKKTLAAIQQTGAQAEYISVDVTNVADLQTKLAAAVERTGAITGIIHGAGNLADKLIEKKTDQDFEKVYTAKVQGLENLLSCVNPSQLQQLVLFSSVSGFYGNMGQSDYAIANEILNKSAHLIKQNYPQCHVVAINWGGWDSGMVTPELKKAFAERGIEIIPVEVGTKMLVNELHPAFHEATQVVIGSPSIRPPAPLDPELKSYRIRRRMTVEANPFLHDHAIAGTPVLPATCAMTWMINACEELYPGYRYLRCKDFKVLKGITFGENSPSEHILELQEVAKTDAEFVEFQTTILSKNATGKTHFHYKSLIKLVRQMPDAPIYESANFTEDHTITTTGKDFYQNGDSSLFHGPAFQQITRVLNISPQKITIECCWPEITAQQQGQFPVQWHNPYTTDLSTQSLWIWLNHYHQEVCLPGQLTHSEQYRAVPCNAPFYVSCEIEGKTATSATANFILHDRQGKIYSRILGAKAVIAPMNLHKPK
- a CDS encoding polyketide synthase — encoded protein: MEKIAIIGLSCLFPDANNPEQFWQNISQGKDSTSSVTVDEMGVNPTIFYDSVKGQPEKFYFRKGGFIRDFKFNPSEYNLPEKLLEGLDNSFKWSLYAAKQAIIDSGYQDNSNILSKCGVILGALSLPTKFSNQLVSPIYQQTMNGAIAELLQDQDFHLAGLPTTAKPALHNANICGFPAALIAQAFSLSSTHFCIDAACSSSFYAIKMASHYLNSGKADLMLAGAISCTDPLFLRMLFSGIQGYPDNGISSPLDRKSRGLVTAEGIGMVVLKRYSDAVRDGDRILATVCGNGLSNDGKGKHLLSPNSKGQTLAFKRAYTEAQLSPQTIDYMECHATGTLLGDTTELNSIKTFFGQHQAAPLMGSAKANVGHLLVAAGMVSLTKAILSMSHDTIPPTINVTEPLEDENNVISPEKIVTTPTPWPNNSVKKYAALSAFGFGGTNSHLIIEQTKNEG
- a CDS encoding type I polyketide synthase gives rise to the protein MLKPQNNTTDKIAIVGMDAFFGECKDLDTLERSIYEGKQHFIPLPAQRWYGIEEQKDLLQEYGLADGKAPIGAYIQEFDIDTLAYKIPPNEVEKLNPQQLLLLKVADRALKDANIPEGGNVAVIIAAETELSVHQLQQRWNLSWQVKDGLNAAEITLPPEQIAQLETIVKDSIHHQVDIGEYLSYIANIMASRISSLWNFSGPAFTITAVETSAFKALEVAQMLLNTGEADAAVVGAVDLVGGVESVLLRNQWSKINTGANTLSYDQKANGWTVGEGAGAVVLKRHDIAKANGDRIYAVVDAVSFGSVSTTPEVCNQAFQTAGIQPAEVKYVEVCGSGVPQEDAAEITGLVQAYPSVGNGLHCAIGSVKANIGHTHVASGIASLIKTALCLYHKYIPATPNWSGVKTPEVWQGSPFYVATESRPWFLAKDSTKRVAAVNGMGCDGTHAHVILSEESDQKEYSSKYLEQMPFYLLPIAGDGRSSLLEALNSLQESIENSSNLSTTASQIFANFQRESKYTLAIAGRNQKELLKEIESARKGVNSAFERGTDWQTPVGSYFTANPLGKKGAIAYVYPAAVNSYIGIGRNFFHLFPRVHDDSMVRSIYKRAADVERLVFPRSLNKLSMRQLETLEKRLLDDSLAMFEAEMFFTRIITTIIRDDFQVKPKYVFGYSLGETSMMVAQGVWSNFYQGSNSFNSSALFGDRLSGPKNAVREYWNLPKTSTASEQNLWANYVLMASPSQVVACLQNEQQVYLTQINTPEEVLIAGEPTACQRVIKALGCNAFPAPFDHVIHCEAMRSEYEELVKLNTLPSQTIPGVVFYSAAEYQPITLDDGTVARSIATGLSQQLDFPRLVNRVYDDGARIFIEAGAGSVCSRWIDKILENKEHLTVSLNRRGMDDHTSIIKALAKLVSHQVAVDLSPIYSPVLATTNQNKATLRTVTLGGNSITAAILSEENRKLFQNLAEKLRRDRSQRLHQNIPFSQQVASSDSHLHNISSSPNQPAEVPMKNIIEHGFQFSEQLQSSELTTTQQKTSSSPATNHEFGHTISMFDVNQSQYQKLTTNNSRITKSHNAFLQARQDFSKQMSEIIQLQLACAENLLNEEP